GATGAAACCGAGGCCGCGCTTCGCGCGAAGCTCCCGAAGCGCGATTGGAAGCGGATCAACCGGATGCTCGTCGTTTATGGGCAAACGATCTGCCGGCCGCTCTCCCCGCTCTGCTCGCAATGCCGGATCGCCGTTCCTTGCGCCCGCGCCGGCGTCGCGCGCTCGCGGTAGCTGTCGGCACTCGGGGGACAAGATGCCGATTTCGGGACGATTCGCTGCTTCCCCCGATCGCCGGTCGGGGGAAATAGGTATGGCGTCCCCGGAATCCCCCATCACACCTCCTCGGACATGTCCCCATCCTCCTGAGAGAGGATCCACTACCCCGGTCCTGTCCCACCACCGGCCCGAACGGCCCTTCCATGCCCCCTTCATGCTTGACGTACGCAGCGTCTCGGGATAGAATTCCCCCGTGGATGCGGATGCCTCTTAATGCTAAAGATATATGTAATGAACTGTCAATAGAGGTGGGGCCTATGTGCGGTTTTGTGTGCGTGTACGATCCGATGGCGCGGTTGGTCCCGGCTATCGTGCTCGAGAAAATGACCGAGACGCTTCACCATCGAGGCCCCGACGATTATGGATTTGCCGCAAGTAGCGCAGATGGGATTCGCGCATGGCGGAGTGAACCGCTTCCTCAGATGGGTGTAGGAGGGGTCGCCTTGACCTTGCCCCGTCCGTAGTTGGAGGTTTCGAGGGCGGCGAACTCTCAGGTTCATTTTAGGCCACCATCTCCTGGTCGTCAAGCTCCTTGGAACGGAGAGTCGCCTCGAGCTGCCAGAGATCGCGGTATCCGAGGATCCTCCGGAACGACTTCTCCGCCGCGAGGAACGCGCTCGCTGCCCACCGAGCGACCATCTCTCCTCCTTGCCATCTCGTCACCCGCCCCATCGGATACTGGATCGTCCCGATCGGACTCTCGATGAGGTTCGTGCTCACGAGGCAGC
This genomic interval from Candidatus Eisenbacteria bacterium contains the following:
- a CDS encoding IS256 family transposase translates to CLVSTNLIESPIGTIQYPMGRVTRWQGGEMVARWAASAFLAAEKSFRRILGYRDLWQLEATLRSKELDDQEMVA